In Bradyrhizobium sp. G127, one genomic interval encodes:
- a CDS encoding DMT family transporter, giving the protein MTVADPPLRKRSVAAWLSNQPYLMLSLMALFWAGNIVLGRYVAGHVPPFALTFGRWAGTALVLAPFAWPYLQRDWPVMRRRLPLLLLLAFTGFAFNNALSYWGLQHTQALNALLIQSSGPLFVALWSLILFGVRLSWMQAIGILVSLLGVLVIILRGDLAALAAIQVNAGDISFAGALFVFGLYSALMPKRPKINPLSLIAFTTGAGAVMLIPLVGWEVSIGETLTFDTLTVLTLVFVVIFPSTLAYLFFNRGIELIGPNRAAPFFHLVPVFGSVMAIVLLGEKPELFHLVGYVLVLAGIFTASRSGSARTPPSRP; this is encoded by the coding sequence ATGACCGTCGCCGATCCGCCCTTGCGCAAACGTTCCGTTGCCGCCTGGCTCTCCAATCAGCCCTATCTGATGCTCAGCCTGATGGCGCTGTTCTGGGCCGGCAACATCGTGCTCGGACGTTACGTGGCCGGCCATGTGCCGCCTTTCGCGCTCACCTTCGGCCGCTGGGCGGGGACCGCTCTCGTGCTCGCGCCTTTCGCATGGCCCTACCTGCAGCGCGACTGGCCGGTCATGCGCCGTCGTCTTCCGCTGCTGCTGCTGCTCGCCTTTACCGGCTTCGCCTTCAACAACGCGCTATCCTATTGGGGCCTTCAACACACGCAGGCGTTGAACGCGCTGCTGATCCAGTCATCCGGACCGCTGTTCGTCGCGCTATGGTCGCTGATCCTGTTCGGGGTGAGGCTGTCATGGATGCAGGCCATCGGCATCCTCGTCTCACTGCTCGGCGTCCTCGTCATCATCCTGCGCGGGGATCTCGCCGCGCTGGCGGCGATCCAGGTCAACGCCGGCGACATCAGCTTCGCTGGCGCGCTGTTCGTGTTCGGACTGTATTCGGCGCTGATGCCGAAACGGCCGAAGATCAACCCGCTCTCGCTGATCGCGTTCACCACCGGGGCCGGCGCTGTGATGCTGATTCCGCTGGTGGGATGGGAGGTCTCGATCGGAGAGACACTGACCTTCGACACCCTGACCGTGCTGACGCTGGTATTTGTCGTGATCTTTCCTTCGACGCTGGCCTATCTGTTCTTCAACCGCGGCATCGAACTGATCGGACCCAATCGCGCCGCGCCGTTCTTTCACCTGGTGCCGGTGTTCGGTTCGGTGATGGCCATCGTGCTGCTCGGCGAGAAGCCGGAGCTGTTTCATCTGGTAGGCTATGTGCTGGTGCTGGCGGGGATCTTCACCGCGTCCCGAAGCGGATCGGCGCGGACACCGCCATCCCGCCCCTGA
- a CDS encoding DMT family transporter: MNSPVPRSTTSWLMNKPYLLLTLTPLFWAGNAVVGRFVANQIPPITLSFIRWGVAFLIVLPFAWPHLVRDWGAIRQRLTTMVVLSFTGISIFNVLQYWALEYTEALNALLMQSSGPLFVAIWSLVLLGIRLTWAQAAGILVSLSGVLVILLRGDLGALSQITLNKGDIIYLVALAIFGFYSALSAKRPAIDNLSFLAFTFGCGTLCLIPLLIWELATRPAMQFTPSNFAVLFYVAIFPSILSYLCFNRGVELIGANRAAPFFHLIPVFGSVMAIVFLGERLRLFHLAGYALVLVGVFIAARRGSATAN, from the coding sequence ATGAACAGCCCCGTGCCGCGATCCACCACGTCATGGCTGATGAACAAGCCATATCTGCTGCTGACGCTGACGCCGCTGTTCTGGGCCGGCAACGCCGTGGTCGGCCGCTTCGTCGCCAACCAGATACCGCCCATCACCCTGTCGTTCATCCGCTGGGGCGTCGCGTTTCTGATTGTGCTGCCGTTCGCCTGGCCGCATCTGGTGCGCGACTGGGGCGCGATTCGCCAGCGTCTCACCACGATGGTGGTGCTGTCGTTCACCGGGATCAGCATCTTCAACGTGCTGCAGTACTGGGCGCTGGAATATACCGAGGCGCTGAACGCCCTGCTGATGCAATCCTCGGGACCGCTGTTCGTGGCGATCTGGTCGCTGGTGCTGCTGGGTATCCGCCTCACCTGGGCGCAGGCGGCCGGCATCCTCGTCTCGCTGAGCGGCGTGTTGGTGATCCTGCTGCGCGGCGATCTTGGGGCGCTGTCGCAGATCACCCTCAACAAGGGTGACATCATCTATCTCGTGGCGCTGGCGATCTTCGGTTTCTACTCGGCCCTGTCGGCGAAGCGGCCGGCGATCGACAACCTGTCGTTTCTCGCCTTTACCTTCGGCTGCGGCACGCTATGCCTGATCCCGCTGCTGATATGGGAACTGGCGACCCGGCCCGCTATGCAGTTCACGCCGTCGAACTTCGCGGTGCTGTTCTATGTCGCGATCTTCCCGTCGATCCTGTCGTATCTGTGCTTCAACCGCGGCGTGGAACTGATCGGCGCCAATCGCGCGGCGCCGTTCTTTCACCTGATCCCGGTGTTCGGATCGGTCATGGCCATTGTCTTCCTCGGTGAGAGGCTGCGGCTGTTTCATCTGGCCGGCTACGCACTGGTGCTGGTCGGCGTTTTCATCGCGGCGCGGCGCGGATCGGCGACCGCGAACTGA
- a CDS encoding adenylosuccinate synthase, with protein sequence MANVVVVGAQWGDEGKGKIVDWLSEQADVIVRFQGGHNAGHTLVINGNTYKLALLPSGVLRPSKLSVIGNGVVFDPQAFVTELEKLRGQGVAISPDNLRVAENVTLILPLHRELDAVRENASKATAIGTTQRGIGPAYEDKVGRRAIRLMDLADPQTLPHKIDRLLAHHNALRRGLNLPEVDGAELLKELTEIAPKVLPFADSVWNLLDHKRREGKRILFEGAQGALLDVDHGTYPYVTSSNTVAAQAATGTGMGPSSLGYVLGICKAYTTRVGQGPFPTELDNEIGEEIGRRGKEFGVNTGRKRRCGWFDAVLVRQTARTCGIHGLALTKLDILDGFDTIEVCVGYKLDGKEIDHLPAGEGAQARVEPIYETIEGWKEPTANARSWADLPAQAIKYVRRVEELVGCPIALLSTSPEREDTILVQNPFEA encoded by the coding sequence ATGGCCAATGTTGTCGTCGTCGGCGCCCAGTGGGGCGACGAAGGGAAGGGCAAGATCGTCGATTGGTTGTCGGAGCAGGCTGACGTCATCGTCCGCTTTCAGGGCGGCCACAACGCCGGCCACACTCTCGTCATCAACGGGAACACCTACAAGCTGGCGCTGCTGCCCTCGGGCGTGCTGCGGCCGTCGAAGCTGTCGGTGATCGGCAATGGCGTGGTGTTCGACCCCCAGGCTTTTGTCACCGAGCTTGAAAAGCTGCGCGGCCAGGGTGTTGCCATCTCGCCGGACAATCTGCGCGTCGCCGAAAACGTCACGCTGATCCTGCCGCTGCATCGCGAACTCGATGCGGTGCGCGAGAACGCCAGCAAGGCCACCGCCATCGGCACCACCCAGCGCGGCATCGGCCCCGCTTATGAAGACAAGGTCGGCCGCCGCGCGATCCGCCTGATGGATCTCGCCGATCCGCAGACGCTGCCGCACAAGATCGACCGCCTGCTGGCGCATCACAATGCGCTGCGCCGCGGCCTCAATCTGCCGGAAGTCGACGGCGCGGAGCTCTTGAAAGAACTGACGGAGATCGCGCCGAAGGTGCTGCCGTTCGCGGACTCGGTGTGGAATCTGCTCGACCACAAGCGCCGCGAAGGCAAGCGCATCCTGTTCGAAGGCGCGCAGGGCGCGCTGCTCGACGTCGATCACGGCACCTATCCTTACGTCACGTCGTCGAACACGGTGGCGGCGCAGGCGGCGACCGGCACCGGCATGGGGCCGAGTTCGCTGGGCTATGTGCTCGGCATCTGCAAGGCCTATACGACCCGCGTCGGGCAGGGCCCGTTCCCGACCGAACTGGACAACGAGATCGGCGAAGAGATCGGCCGCCGCGGCAAGGAGTTCGGCGTCAACACCGGGCGCAAGCGGCGCTGCGGCTGGTTCGATGCCGTGCTGGTGCGGCAGACCGCGCGGACCTGCGGCATCCACGGTCTGGCCCTGACCAAGCTCGATATTCTCGACGGCTTCGACACCATCGAGGTCTGCGTCGGCTACAAGCTCGACGGCAAGGAGATCGATCATCTGCCGGCAGGCGAGGGCGCGCAGGCGCGCGTCGAGCCGATCTACGAGACCATCGAAGGCTGGAAGGAGCCGACGGCCAATGCCCGGTCATGGGCCGACCTGCCTGCGCAGGCCATCAAATACGTGCGCCGGGTCGAGGAACTGGTCGGCTGTCCCATTGCGCTGCTTTCCACCAGCCCCGAACGCGAGGATACTATCCTCGTGCAGAATCCGTTTGAGGCGTGA
- a CDS encoding formyltransferase family protein → MKITLAGSRHFGVETLNMMRGHGIEVIRVVVADGEDRLAAAARAAGIEVVVQAKPKLIAASEIAPGTDLIVTAHSHALVSKEALQVSKHGGIGYHPSLLPRHRGIAAIEWTIKEGDPIAGGTIYHLSERLDAGAIAAQDWVFVKKGETARELWERALAPLGLRLLAQVIDQAKISGNVPSMPQDEQFATNAPRLDVEKRLDLEKPHAAPKSAASGA, encoded by the coding sequence ATGAAGATAACTCTCGCCGGTTCGCGCCACTTCGGCGTCGAGACGCTGAACATGATGCGCGGTCACGGGATCGAGGTGATCCGCGTCGTGGTGGCGGACGGCGAGGACCGGCTCGCAGCCGCGGCGCGCGCCGCCGGCATCGAGGTCGTGGTGCAGGCGAAGCCGAAGCTGATCGCCGCGTCGGAAATTGCGCCAGGCACCGATCTGATCGTCACCGCGCACAGTCATGCCCTTGTCAGTAAGGAAGCGTTGCAGGTCTCAAAGCACGGCGGCATTGGCTATCATCCGTCGCTGCTGCCGCGCCATCGCGGCATCGCCGCGATCGAATGGACCATCAAGGAAGGCGATCCGATCGCCGGCGGCACGATCTATCACCTGTCGGAGCGGCTCGACGCCGGTGCGATCGCGGCGCAGGACTGGGTGTTCGTGAAGAAGGGCGAGACCGCGCGCGAATTGTGGGAGCGGGCGCTGGCGCCGCTCGGCCTGCGCCTTTTGGCGCAGGTGATCGATCAGGCCAAGATCAGCGGCAACGTGCCGTCGATGCCGCAGGACGAGCAGTTCGCGACCAACGCGCCAAGACTTGATGTGGAAAAACGGCTCGATTTAGAGAAGCCGCATGCCGCGCCGAAGAGCGCGGCATCGGGAGCGTAG
- a CDS encoding tripartite tricarboxylate transporter substrate binding protein yields the protein MAIRRAAIGLIAMGFSACLSVTALSVSCALAQDYPSRPVKWVVGYPAGGATDILARLIGQRLSERLGQQFIIENKPGAGNNVGTESVVNADPDGYTLLLVNPANGINASLYTKLSFNFIRDIAPVAGLARVPNVMIVPPDFPAKTVAEFIAYAKANPGKVNMASSGNGTSIHLSGELFKAMTGVEMQHVPYRGSAPAVTDMIGGRVQVMFDNMPSCIAHIKAGTLRALAVTTAERSAELPHVPTVGDTVKGYEASAWFGMGAPAKTPKPVIDKLNKEVNAILAEPAIKARIAELGGVTLIGTPADFGKIVVSETEKWEKVVKFAGAKVD from the coding sequence ATGGCTATACGTCGCGCCGCGATCGGCCTGATCGCGATGGGCTTTTCTGCATGTCTGTCCGTGACTGCTTTGTCTGTAAGCTGCGCGCTCGCGCAGGATTATCCGTCCCGCCCGGTGAAGTGGGTGGTCGGTTATCCGGCGGGGGGAGCGACCGATATTCTCGCCCGCCTGATCGGCCAGCGGCTCTCGGAGCGCCTCGGCCAGCAGTTCATCATCGAGAACAAGCCGGGAGCGGGCAACAACGTCGGCACCGAATCCGTCGTCAATGCCGATCCCGACGGCTACACGCTGCTGCTGGTCAATCCGGCCAACGGCATCAACGCCTCGCTCTATACCAAGCTGAGTTTCAACTTCATCCGCGACATCGCGCCGGTGGCGGGCCTCGCGCGGGTGCCGAACGTGATGATCGTGCCGCCGGATTTCCCGGCGAAGACGGTGGCGGAGTTCATCGCTTACGCGAAGGCCAATCCCGGCAAGGTCAACATGGCCTCCAGCGGCAACGGCACGTCGATCCATCTGTCCGGCGAACTGTTCAAGGCCATGACCGGCGTCGAGATGCAGCACGTGCCGTATCGTGGCTCGGCGCCTGCGGTCACCGACATGATCGGCGGCCGCGTGCAGGTGATGTTCGACAACATGCCGTCCTGCATCGCGCACATCAAGGCGGGCACGCTGCGCGCGCTGGCGGTGACGACAGCTGAGCGCTCCGCCGAACTGCCCCACGTGCCGACCGTCGGCGACACCGTGAAGGGCTACGAGGCGAGCGCGTGGTTCGGCATGGGCGCGCCGGCCAAAACGCCGAAGCCGGTGATCGACAAGCTCAACAAGGAAGTGAACGCGATCCTTGCCGAGCCCGCGATCAAGGCGCGGATCGCCGAACTCGGCGGCGTTACGCTGATCGGCACGCCCGCGGATTTCGGCAAGATCGTCGTCTCCGAAACCGAGAAGTGGGAGAAGGTGGTCAAGTTCGCCGGCGCGAAGGTGGATTAG
- a CDS encoding ureidoglycolate lyase: protein MDSAGLIAVKARIADPVAFAPFGDLIASPRSLPNIDFSTALDNQRAGARTTLYTTVVEPVALPVTLEKMERHRFSSQTFLPLEASRYLVCVAPHNRKGLPDPAALQAFIVPAGVGITYRGNVWHHPMMALDRRASFAVVMWRDGSAGDEEFVDLAAPLRVEA, encoded by the coding sequence ATGGACAGTGCAGGACTGATCGCAGTAAAGGCGCGGATCGCCGATCCGGTGGCGTTCGCGCCGTTCGGCGATCTGATCGCAAGCCCCCGCAGCCTGCCGAACATCGACTTCTCCACCGCACTCGATAACCAGCGCGCTGGCGCAAGGACGACTCTCTACACCACCGTGGTCGAGCCGGTCGCGCTGCCGGTGACGCTTGAGAAGATGGAGCGTCACCGCTTTTCATCGCAGACCTTCCTGCCGCTGGAGGCCAGCCGCTATCTGGTCTGCGTCGCGCCTCACAACAGGAAAGGCCTGCCCGATCCGGCCGCGTTGCAGGCCTTCATCGTGCCGGCCGGCGTCGGCATCACCTACCGCGGCAATGTCTGGCACCATCCGATGATGGCGCTGGATCGCCGCGCGAGTTTCGCCGTGGTGATGTGGCGCGACGGCAGCGCGGGCGACGAAGAATTCGTCGATCTCGCCGCGCCGCTGCGGGTCGAGGCATAG
- a CDS encoding tripartite tricarboxylate transporter substrate-binding protein yields MTRRRMQAHLKRFAILACLFISAPAAAQTWPSHLIKATIPFGAGSATDVVPRMFFEKLSTELGQPIVVENRAGAGGTVGTATVVRAEPDGYTILAHSSAITIAPAIFTELNYDATRDLSSALMIGYSANVMITSPSKPWTTAQEFIAAAKKKDASITFGSVGIGSAVHISAEKFRLAAGIDVTHVPYRGGSEVIADILGGRIDFYFCPLATALPLIQSGQVRALLVSTPKRVTDLPDVPAPPEIGLKDADSAIWFGVFVPSKAPKEVVEKLYESGSKVLANPDMQAGLKKLGVEPWPMKPGEMDALVAQQTVASAALVKAAGIK; encoded by the coding sequence ATGACACGACGGCGCATGCAGGCCCACCTCAAGCGGTTCGCGATTCTGGCCTGCCTCTTCATCTCCGCCCCGGCCGCCGCGCAGACCTGGCCGTCGCACCTGATCAAGGCCACCATCCCGTTCGGCGCCGGCAGCGCCACCGACGTGGTGCCGCGCATGTTCTTCGAGAAACTCTCCACCGAACTCGGCCAGCCGATCGTGGTCGAGAACCGCGCCGGCGCAGGAGGCACAGTCGGCACCGCCACCGTGGTCCGCGCGGAGCCGGACGGCTACACCATCCTCGCGCATTCGTCCGCGATCACCATCGCCCCGGCGATCTTCACCGAACTGAACTACGACGCCACCAGGGATCTCTCCTCCGCGCTGATGATCGGCTACAGCGCCAATGTCATGATCACCTCGCCGTCGAAACCATGGACAACGGCGCAGGAATTTATCGCGGCGGCAAAGAAGAAAGACGCCTCCATCACCTTCGGCTCGGTCGGCATCGGCAGCGCGGTTCACATCAGCGCCGAGAAATTCCGCCTCGCCGCCGGCATCGACGTCACCCACGTTCCCTATCGCGGCGGTTCGGAAGTGATCGCCGACATTCTCGGCGGCCGGATCGATTTCTACTTCTGCCCGCTGGCCACCGCGCTGCCGCTGATTCAAAGTGGTCAAGTCCGCGCGCTGCTGGTCTCGACGCCAAAACGCGTCACCGATCTGCCCGATGTTCCCGCCCCGCCTGAGATCGGCCTGAAGGACGCCGACAGCGCAATCTGGTTCGGCGTGTTCGTGCCGTCGAAGGCGCCGAAGGAGGTCGTCGAGAAACTGTATGAGAGCGGCAGCAAGGTGTTGGCGAACCCCGACATGCAGGCCGGCCTGAAGAAACTCGGCGTCGAGCCTTGGCCGATGAAGCCCGGCGAGATGGACGCGCTGGTCGCGCAGCAAACGGTCGCCAGCGCGGCGCTCGTCAAGGCGGCGGGGATCAAGTAG
- the rpoH gene encoding RNA polymerase sigma factor RpoH, which yields MARAATLPVLNGESGLSHYLSEIRKFPMLEPQEEYMLAKRWREHDDRDAAHRLVTSHLRLVAKIAMGYRGYGLPISEVVSEGNVGLMQAVKRFEPEKGFRLATYAMWWIKASIQEYILRSWSLVKMGTTANQKKLFFNLRKAKSKISALEEGDLRPEQVKQIATSLGVTEQDVIDMNRRLGGDASLNAPIRDDGEPGEWQDWLVDTSPNQEAIMAESEEFDHRRSALTGAMSVLNPRERRIFEARRLAEEPMTLEDLAAEFGVSRERVRQIEVRAFEKVQSAVKTAVAKQEHAALEAAY from the coding sequence ATGGCCCGTGCCGCTACCCTGCCGGTTCTCAACGGAGAATCCGGTCTTTCGCATTACCTGTCCGAAATCCGCAAGTTCCCGATGCTGGAGCCGCAGGAGGAATACATGCTGGCCAAGCGTTGGCGCGAGCATGACGATCGCGATGCGGCGCACAGACTCGTCACCAGCCATCTGCGGCTCGTGGCCAAGATAGCCATGGGCTATCGCGGCTATGGTTTGCCGATCTCCGAGGTTGTCTCCGAAGGCAACGTCGGCCTGATGCAGGCTGTGAAACGCTTCGAGCCTGAAAAGGGCTTCCGTCTTGCCACCTACGCAATGTGGTGGATCAAGGCGTCGATACAAGAGTACATCCTGCGTTCGTGGTCGCTCGTCAAAATGGGCACCACCGCGAACCAGAAGAAGCTGTTCTTCAACCTGCGCAAGGCGAAGAGCAAGATCTCCGCGCTTGAAGAGGGCGATCTCCGCCCCGAGCAGGTGAAGCAGATCGCCACCTCTCTCGGCGTCACCGAGCAGGACGTGATCGACATGAACCGCCGCCTCGGCGGCGACGCGTCGCTCAACGCACCGATCCGGGACGACGGCGAGCCGGGTGAATGGCAGGACTGGCTGGTCGATACCTCGCCCAACCAGGAAGCCATCATGGCGGAAAGCGAGGAGTTCGATCATCGCCGCAGCGCGCTGACCGGCGCGATGAGCGTGCTCAACCCGCGCGAGCGCCGCATCTTCGAGGCGCGGCGTCTGGCCGAAGAGCCGATGACGCTGGAAGATCTCGCCGCCGAATTCGGCGTGTCGCGCGAGCGGGTGCGGCAGATCGAGGTCCGCGCCTTCGAGAAGGTGCAGTCGGCGGTGAAGACCGCCGTCGCCAAGCAGGAGCACGCCGCGCTGGAAGCGGCGTACTGA
- a CDS encoding RluA family pseudouridine synthase: MQSSSQQDSSDQDENERDATSGLLTVTVEGDEGSQRLDRVLAARTPGLSRSRLKALILAGQVSINAAPVRDPAYHVSAGDTITIDVPPAAPAEPEGEDIPLDIVFEDDDIIVIDKPKNLVVHPAAGHETGTLVNALIAHCGASLSGIGGVRRPGIVHRLDKDTTGLMVVAKNDRAHQSLSAQFADHGRTGEMRRGYMAFAWGAPNRKTGTIDQPIDRHPHNREKMAVRQGGREAVTHWEVLETFTGLDGKPVASLIACQLETGRTHQIRVHLAHLGHPLMGDDVYGAGFKTKARQLGPHSQSALTALGRQALHAYLLVLEHPSSGEILHWESPLPEDLVLLEAALRGID, encoded by the coding sequence ATGCAAAGCTCTTCTCAACAAGACTCTTCCGATCAGGACGAAAACGAACGCGACGCGACTTCGGGGCTGCTCACGGTCACGGTCGAGGGCGATGAAGGATCGCAACGGCTGGACCGCGTGCTGGCCGCGCGCACACCCGGCCTGTCGCGTTCGCGCCTGAAGGCGTTGATCCTTGCGGGCCAGGTCAGCATCAACGCTGCCCCGGTTCGCGACCCCGCTTATCATGTCAGTGCCGGGGATACGATCACAATCGACGTGCCGCCCGCAGCTCCCGCAGAGCCCGAAGGCGAGGACATTCCGCTCGATATCGTATTCGAGGACGACGATATCATCGTCATCGACAAGCCGAAAAACCTCGTGGTGCATCCGGCCGCGGGGCACGAGACCGGCACGCTGGTCAACGCGCTGATCGCCCACTGCGGCGCAAGCCTCTCTGGCATCGGCGGCGTGCGGCGGCCCGGCATCGTGCACCGGCTGGACAAGGACACCACCGGGCTGATGGTGGTGGCCAAGAACGACCGCGCCCACCAGTCGCTGTCGGCGCAGTTCGCCGACCACGGCCGCACCGGCGAGATGCGGCGCGGCTACATGGCCTTTGCGTGGGGCGCTCCCAACCGCAAGACCGGAACCATCGATCAGCCGATCGACCGGCATCCGCACAACCGCGAGAAAATGGCGGTGCGTCAGGGCGGCCGCGAAGCCGTGACCCACTGGGAGGTGCTGGAAACCTTCACCGGGCTGGACGGCAAGCCGGTCGCCTCGCTGATCGCCTGCCAGCTCGAGACCGGGCGCACCCACCAGATCCGGGTCCACCTCGCCCATCTCGGCCATCCGCTGATGGGCGACGACGTTTATGGCGCCGGATTCAAGACCAAGGCCCGCCAGCTCGGCCCCCACAGCCAGTCGGCGCTGACCGCGCTCGGACGGCAGGCGCTCCATGCATATTTGCTGGTTCTGGAGCACCCTTCGAGCGGAGAAATTCTGCACTGGGAATCCCCGCTGCCGGAGGATTTGGTTCTCCTTGAGGCGGCCTTGCGGGGAATAGACTAA
- a CDS encoding sterol desaturase family protein — translation MKNRATFQDWIAAHPGAVSAVTLAVPLAILVISALEMAPSAFPIHFATGMKGFTDYFEAFFISASFIVFFAVILILERIWPADPDQASFPRGLVFDAAFSVVSLLVHFLFVSLFAILFLDFFSRHVPPLSGLIGHWPNWLRVVVVFITVDLASWLSHVIRHKVPVLWHFHALHHSQRAMNLMTEFRLHPCDLLARTLGVSFVFALVLVPVEQAFVFILLQKYYLMFLHANIDISYGPLDRVFVSPRVHRLHHAIQTELHDRNYGVYFSIWDTIFGTFRTTDARVIPTGVEGFPDERNGAWYGTPLIFVRQLVLPVYQAAQSLRIALMAQRRT, via the coding sequence ATGAAGAACCGGGCCACATTTCAGGATTGGATCGCCGCGCATCCCGGCGCGGTGTCGGCTGTTACCTTGGCTGTGCCGCTGGCGATCCTCGTGATCTCGGCGCTCGAAATGGCGCCCTCAGCCTTCCCGATTCATTTCGCAACCGGCATGAAAGGCTTCACTGACTATTTCGAGGCCTTTTTCATTTCGGCTTCGTTTATCGTGTTCTTTGCCGTCATACTCATTCTTGAGCGGATATGGCCCGCCGATCCGGATCAGGCATCGTTTCCGCGCGGGCTTGTGTTCGACGCTGCATTTAGCGTTGTTTCACTTCTGGTCCATTTTCTGTTCGTCTCATTATTCGCCATTCTGTTCCTGGATTTCTTCAGCCGCCACGTTCCGCCACTCTCAGGCCTGATTGGACACTGGCCGAACTGGCTGCGTGTGGTTGTTGTCTTTATCACGGTTGATTTGGCCTCATGGCTCAGCCATGTCATTCGCCACAAGGTGCCAGTCCTTTGGCATTTCCACGCCTTGCATCATTCGCAGCGCGCCATGAATCTCATGACGGAATTCAGGCTGCATCCGTGCGATCTCCTGGCCCGGACACTCGGCGTGTCATTCGTGTTCGCTCTGGTTCTGGTGCCCGTCGAGCAGGCGTTTGTTTTTATCCTGCTGCAAAAATATTACCTGATGTTCCTGCATGCGAATATCGACATCAGCTATGGGCCGCTTGACCGGGTGTTCGTGTCACCACGCGTGCATCGTCTGCATCACGCCATTCAAACCGAACTGCACGACCGGAATTACGGTGTCTATTTCTCGATCTGGGATACGATTTTCGGCACGTTCCGAACCACCGACGCGCGTGTCATCCCGACCGGTGTCGAAGGTTTCCCCGACGAGCGGAACGGGGCGTGGTATGGAACGCCGCTGATCTTTGTGCGCCAGCTCGTCTTGCCTGTTTATCAGGCCGCGCAATCCCTGCGCATCGCGCTTATGGCTCAACGGCGAACTTGA